The Lampris incognitus isolate fLamInc1 chromosome 7, fLamInc1.hap2, whole genome shotgun sequence genome window below encodes:
- the nudt8 gene encoding nucleoside diphosphate-linked moiety X motif 8 isoform X3, protein MLQLPRMFRAPQILTLPCPIRPLLLGVRDPHLTLLTEHTGCTSHIARANRDGATADRADKKENFSIPNKTASSLSPRISSVSDCRKQQLSSTLPKAPLPSCPRLTQNSVSSKPRLEFHPWMSTILEHFAENPRSTNNYHGCIKNKCPQLHRRPYKGIPYSFSIATKLHCSLIQSTLFCSGHFLRPFSSLKHRPWVFSASQRRLPQCAVSAPKTRAVHWATHCEALALRDCFSPENEERCRQTLGPNLKLYERMGEGRSQGKCASVLVSLCFVEGEPAFLFTLRSSTLKGRHKGDVSFAGGKSDPSDKDIVDTALREAKEELGVNVATEKVWGVLKPLRDKSGMMIAPVLANLGPIEQLSFKPNPGEVK, encoded by the exons CTTTTGACTGAACACACCGGCTGCACCTCGCATATTGCCAGAGCTAATAGGGATGGAGCCACTGCTGATAGAGCAGACAAAAAGGAGAACTTTTCAATACCCAACAAGACTGCGTCTTCTTTGTCGCCTCGTATTTCGTCAGTATCGGACTGTCGGAAACAACAGCTGAGTTCAACTTTACCCAAAGCtcctcttcccagctgtccccgGCTGACTCAGAACTCTGTCTCCTCAAAACCCAGGCTAGAATTTCACCCATGGATGTCCACAATATTAGAACATTTTGCAGAAAATCCCAGATCCACAAACAATTACCATGGCTGTATTAAAAATAAATGCCCTCAACTGCACAGAAGGCCATATAAAGGTATCCCATATTCATTCAGTATTGCCACTAAGTTACATTGCAGTCTCATTCAAAGCACTTTATTTTGCAGTGGACACTTTCTTAGACCTTTTAGCTCCTTGAAACATCGACCGTGGGTTTTTAGCGCCTCCCAGAGAAGACTCCCACAATGTGCTGTTTCTGCGCCCAAGACCAGAGCAGTTCATTGGGCTACTCATTGCGAGGCATTGGCCCTGAGGGACTGCTTTTCCCCAGAGAATGAGGAGAGGTGTCGACAGACCTTGGGGCCCAACCTGAAGCTGTATGAGCGGATGGGGGAGGGTAGGAGCCAGGGGAAATGTGCGTCCGTCCTGGTCTCTCTCTGTTTTGTGGAGGGGGAGCCGGCATTTCTCTTCACACTGCGCTCCAGCACACTGAAGGGCAGACACAAGGGTGATGTGAG CTTCGCAGGTGGTAAGAGTGATCCATCAGACAAGGACATTGTGGATACAGCCCTGAGAGAAGCCAAAGAGGAGCTGGGTGTTAATGTGGCCACAGAAAAGGTCTGGGGTGTTCTGAAGCCACTCAGGGACAAG TCAGGAATGATGATCGCTCCGGTGCTGGCTAACCTCGGCCCAATAGAGCAGTTGTCCTTCAAACCAAACCCTGGAGAGGTAAA GTAG
- the nudt8 gene encoding nucleoside diphosphate-linked moiety X motif 8 isoform X1, which yields MLQLPRMFRAPQILTLPCPIRPLLLGVRDPHLTLLTEHTGCTSHIARANRDGATADRADKKENFSIPNKTASSLSPRISSVSDCRKQQLSSTLPKAPLPSCPRLTQNSVSSKPRLEFHPWMSTILEHFAENPRSTNNYHGCIKNKCPQLHRRPYKGIPYSFSIATKLHCSLIQSTLFCSGHFLRPFSSLKHRPWVFSASQRRLPQCAVSAPKTRAVHWATHCEALALRDCFSPENEERCRQTLGPNLKLYERMGEGRSQGKCASVLVSLCFVEGEPAFLFTLRSSTLKGRHKGDVSFAGGKSDPSDKDIVDTALREAKEELGVNVATEKVWGVLKPLRDKSGMMIAPVLANLGPIEQLSFKPNPGEVEEIFTLSISHLCNPLNRGYTHFRTGVKYGYTLPVFRNGKHRVWGLTAVALEHTLKLIVPP from the exons CTTTTGACTGAACACACCGGCTGCACCTCGCATATTGCCAGAGCTAATAGGGATGGAGCCACTGCTGATAGAGCAGACAAAAAGGAGAACTTTTCAATACCCAACAAGACTGCGTCTTCTTTGTCGCCTCGTATTTCGTCAGTATCGGACTGTCGGAAACAACAGCTGAGTTCAACTTTACCCAAAGCtcctcttcccagctgtccccgGCTGACTCAGAACTCTGTCTCCTCAAAACCCAGGCTAGAATTTCACCCATGGATGTCCACAATATTAGAACATTTTGCAGAAAATCCCAGATCCACAAACAATTACCATGGCTGTATTAAAAATAAATGCCCTCAACTGCACAGAAGGCCATATAAAGGTATCCCATATTCATTCAGTATTGCCACTAAGTTACATTGCAGTCTCATTCAAAGCACTTTATTTTGCAGTGGACACTTTCTTAGACCTTTTAGCTCCTTGAAACATCGACCGTGGGTTTTTAGCGCCTCCCAGAGAAGACTCCCACAATGTGCTGTTTCTGCGCCCAAGACCAGAGCAGTTCATTGGGCTACTCATTGCGAGGCATTGGCCCTGAGGGACTGCTTTTCCCCAGAGAATGAGGAGAGGTGTCGACAGACCTTGGGGCCCAACCTGAAGCTGTATGAGCGGATGGGGGAGGGTAGGAGCCAGGGGAAATGTGCGTCCGTCCTGGTCTCTCTCTGTTTTGTGGAGGGGGAGCCGGCATTTCTCTTCACACTGCGCTCCAGCACACTGAAGGGCAGACACAAGGGTGATGTGAG CTTCGCAGGTGGTAAGAGTGATCCATCAGACAAGGACATTGTGGATACAGCCCTGAGAGAAGCCAAAGAGGAGCTGGGTGTTAATGTGGCCACAGAAAAGGTCTGGGGTGTTCTGAAGCCACTCAGGGACAAG TCAGGAATGATGATCGCTCCGGTGCTGGCTAACCTCGGCCCAATAGAGCAGTTGTCCTTCAAACCAAACCCTGGAGAG GTAGAGGAGATCTTCACATTGTCAATCTCTCACTTGTGCAACCCTTTAAACCGTGGCTACACACACTTCCGCACTGGTGTCAAATATGGATACACTCTTCCGGTGTTCCGGAATGGGAAGCATCGTGTTTGGGGCCTGACGGCTGTTGCTTTAGAACACACCCTCAAACTCATTGTGCCACCGTAG
- the nudt8 gene encoding nucleoside diphosphate-linked moiety X motif 8 isoform X2, whose protein sequence is MFRAPQILTLPCPIRPLLLGVRDPHLTLLTEHTGCTSHIARANRDGATADRADKKENFSIPNKTASSLSPRISSVSDCRKQQLSSTLPKAPLPSCPRLTQNSVSSKPRLEFHPWMSTILEHFAENPRSTNNYHGCIKNKCPQLHRRPYKGIPYSFSIATKLHCSLIQSTLFCSGHFLRPFSSLKHRPWVFSASQRRLPQCAVSAPKTRAVHWATHCEALALRDCFSPENEERCRQTLGPNLKLYERMGEGRSQGKCASVLVSLCFVEGEPAFLFTLRSSTLKGRHKGDVSFAGGKSDPSDKDIVDTALREAKEELGVNVATEKVWGVLKPLRDKSGMMIAPVLANLGPIEQLSFKPNPGEVEEIFTLSISHLCNPLNRGYTHFRTGVKYGYTLPVFRNGKHRVWGLTAVALEHTLKLIVPP, encoded by the exons CTTTTGACTGAACACACCGGCTGCACCTCGCATATTGCCAGAGCTAATAGGGATGGAGCCACTGCTGATAGAGCAGACAAAAAGGAGAACTTTTCAATACCCAACAAGACTGCGTCTTCTTTGTCGCCTCGTATTTCGTCAGTATCGGACTGTCGGAAACAACAGCTGAGTTCAACTTTACCCAAAGCtcctcttcccagctgtccccgGCTGACTCAGAACTCTGTCTCCTCAAAACCCAGGCTAGAATTTCACCCATGGATGTCCACAATATTAGAACATTTTGCAGAAAATCCCAGATCCACAAACAATTACCATGGCTGTATTAAAAATAAATGCCCTCAACTGCACAGAAGGCCATATAAAGGTATCCCATATTCATTCAGTATTGCCACTAAGTTACATTGCAGTCTCATTCAAAGCACTTTATTTTGCAGTGGACACTTTCTTAGACCTTTTAGCTCCTTGAAACATCGACCGTGGGTTTTTAGCGCCTCCCAGAGAAGACTCCCACAATGTGCTGTTTCTGCGCCCAAGACCAGAGCAGTTCATTGGGCTACTCATTGCGAGGCATTGGCCCTGAGGGACTGCTTTTCCCCAGAGAATGAGGAGAGGTGTCGACAGACCTTGGGGCCCAACCTGAAGCTGTATGAGCGGATGGGGGAGGGTAGGAGCCAGGGGAAATGTGCGTCCGTCCTGGTCTCTCTCTGTTTTGTGGAGGGGGAGCCGGCATTTCTCTTCACACTGCGCTCCAGCACACTGAAGGGCAGACACAAGGGTGATGTGAG CTTCGCAGGTGGTAAGAGTGATCCATCAGACAAGGACATTGTGGATACAGCCCTGAGAGAAGCCAAAGAGGAGCTGGGTGTTAATGTGGCCACAGAAAAGGTCTGGGGTGTTCTGAAGCCACTCAGGGACAAG TCAGGAATGATGATCGCTCCGGTGCTGGCTAACCTCGGCCCAATAGAGCAGTTGTCCTTCAAACCAAACCCTGGAGAG GTAGAGGAGATCTTCACATTGTCAATCTCTCACTTGTGCAACCCTTTAAACCGTGGCTACACACACTTCCGCACTGGTGTCAAATATGGATACACTCTTCCGGTGTTCCGGAATGGGAAGCATCGTGTTTGGGGCCTGACGGCTGTTGCTTTAGAACACACCCTCAAACTCATTGTGCCACCGTAG